The DNA window GCAAGATGTAGCGCGGCATGGATTGTCGGATGGCCGCCCGGGACATGAACACCGCGGATCGGTTCATGAAGTAGTTGAACAAGCCGGCCACGACTCGGCCGGCGACCATGGCTGCGAGGATCCCGGGATGAATCAGGAAGGTGGCAGCGAAAACCGCATTGTCCACGAGGGCCGTCAGCAGCGAGACGATCAGGTAGCGGAACAGTACAAAGTAGATCCGCATGGAATCGGTGAGCGGATTGAAATGGGAGGACACGTTCCGTTCCAGGTACACGGTGGCGACGGGGATCTCCAAGATGTTGCGTCGCAGGCGGTGGGCGGTCAGCAGCATCTCCAGCTCATATTCGTAACGCTCCGCCGGGATGGCCAGCAGGGCGGGGATGAGGCCGGCGGGGATACCGCGTAATCCGGTCTGGGTATCGCTGACTGACAACCCTTCAATCCAGCGAAGCAGGCGCCGGGTCAGCCGGTTGCCGATCCGGCTGCGCCAGGGAATGTCACCGGAAAAATCGCGACAGCCGAGCACAAGGGTATCGGGTCGGCTGCTCAAGGCGGAGGCGACGCGAACAATGTCCTCTGGCCGGTGTTGGCCGTCCGCGTCGGCGGTGACCACCCCGGGCACATCCGGATGGTGCAGCATGATCTCGTTGAGTCCCGTTTTAATCGCCGCACCTTTGCCCCTGTTGACGGCATGACGCAGCAGCCGGACGTTGGGCAGTCCGATGGCGGCCGCGAACGTCGCGGCGAACTCAGGCCCGCTGCCGTCGTCGACGATGATCACGCCGGCTATCTCTGGACGGTGGGACAGGCCGGCCACAAGATCGGCGAAGCGGTTGTCGGGCCGGTACGCGGGGATCAGCACCAGCGGTGGAGGCGGCATGGCGGAGGAGGGCAACCCGTTCATGGCACCTCCGCGCCCGCGGACGAATTCACAACTTCCAGCACATTGAGATTGCCGCTGGAAAACACCCGCCGGAAGTGCCGGGATCCCCCGTCAGCGGCCATGAGACTGAGCCAGGCGACCGATCGGCCCGCCGGCAGAATTTCAACGCGGCTGCCGCGATCCGTGACATCGACCCGCAGCCAGTTGTGCCACGGCAAACCCAGGCGCCGGCACAGCGGCAGGAGGTGGGTGTTGTCCACCACCAGGTAGCGGGCGCGGTGCTGCCGGCAGAATGCTGACAACTCCAGCCCGTAGTCCGCCGCGAACAGAGCCCCGTTGAATTGGTGGATGCGGCGGCGGTTCTCGGCGCTTTCCAAAAAGCCGTCCATGACGGTGATGGCCGGAGTGTACCACTGCAGCTCGTAGCCGAGGGACCAGTTGGCCGCCAGACGCGTGCCCGGTACGGTCTGGGCGGACAACCACTGGTATGTGTCCCGCCGGTCCGTCGGCGGTTGGGCCAGGGTGGCCAGACTGGACCGGCTCTGGATCGCGAACCCGATCACGAGGGGCAGCAGCGCGCCGAGAGCCGCCGTGCGCAGGGACAGGCCGGCGAATCGGCGGGAACGTACGGACTCCAAGCGGGCGATGCCACCGGTCAGGTGGATCAACAGCAGCGGCAGGCCGATGAAGACCATGCGGTTGAAGAGCAGGGTCACCCCGATGGCCAGCCAGGCTGCGACCGCTTGAAATGCGTCGGATTGCCGTACATCCGCGCGGCGGACCGCGTACAACAGCCAGGCCGCGTACAGCACGGGCAGGTAGCCAAGATAATGCCAGCTGAAAAACGTGGCCGGATCCACGGGGAGCATCTCGCCGACAAGAACCGGCGGCGACAGGTTGGACTGAAGATCGGGCGTCAGCCCAAGGATCGGACGAAGCCAGGCCCGCCCGGCTTCGGTTGTCGCTCCGATTCCCGACAGGAGCAGGCCCAATGCGGTGACCGCCAATGCCCAGCGCAACGCTCGGGATAGCCGGGCCAGCCAACCCGAAACCCGTTCTTGCCGGATCAGCCATCCGGCCGCTGCGGCGGACAGCGGAGCCAGCAACAGCGGCAGTCCGGCTGCGCCGGCCAACCGGTAGAACTCGAAGACCGGCCAGGCCGCAAGGCAGCCGCACGCCGCGGCCAGGGCGGGTGACAGGATCGATGGATGTGTGCGGGGTGCGAGCGCATCGGCGACGGCGGCGGCCATCAGGAGCATGGCGGCAAGCGGCGGGAACAGCCGCCAGGTGCCGGCGCCGGACAACCCGATGACGAAGGCGGCGAAAAACAGGAGGCGCGCCCAACGGCTCGGCAGCGGCACCGAAGAACGCCAGCGGTACAGCACGGCCGTCAAGGCCAGGACGAGCAGAATGCCCAGCGATTCGTAACGAACCACGTGGAACGCGGAGCGAAGCGTCACCGGTGTCGCCACGGCGAACACCGCGCCTGCCAACGCAGTGTCCACGGTTCTGCGGGTGAGCATCCAGACGATGCTGCACAGCGGCAGGGTGGTCAGCGCGCCGCAGAGGACGCCCAGAGCCATCAGATAATCTGCGAACGGCATCGGCGCCAGCCGGCGACAGACAGTGTAGCCGAAGGCCGCCAGGCGATGGAAGGCGTCAGGGCACATTTGTCGGTTGTCACGGGGCGGATCCAGCGCGTACTTGGAATCGACAGTCGGCAGCGAGCCGGTGTTCAAGACGGCGGCAATCATCCGGCTGTGGAATGCCGAATCGGTTTCGAAGATGAAGTGGGAGGCGATCGCCGGCGGCAGGCGCACGGCGATGGCGACCAGGAATATCGACAGACCGACCGCGGTCGGCGCCAGGCGCCGGGCAGACGGCGGGAGCGTGTGGTGGTTGTCCGTGGACGGTGAGGTGCTCGCGCTCATGCCACCCGGGATCACTCCAGCCGAATTTTGCATCACTATCCTAACATGATTCAGTCGGGTCGATGGCCCTTTCTGTTCGATGAGCCGGAACGGTTGGAGCAGCCATTCCTGCAGTTGACACCCGGCGGTTCCAGTGGGTACCATCGGAAAGCTGTCTGACTCTACGGATTGCCTGAACCGTCGCCGCATCAAGACGGCAGGGCGGAAGGCGCCCGCAGGCGGGCAGCCGATCGGTGCGCAGGAGTCAATGTGTCCGTGAACAGAGAGCGCCGGGTTGTCGGTCGGTTGGTGGGCGCGGCGGCTGTTCTTCTGACCGCCCGATTCGCCGCCGTCCTGATCGGAGGCCAGGCGTTCTTTTATCGGGATGTGCTCAATTTCCATTACCCGTTGTGGCAGGTGACGGCGGAGTGGGTGCGGGCGGGGCATTGGCCGTTATGGAATCCTATGGTCCATTTCGGCGTGCCCATTGCGGGCAACGGTAACTATCTCCTGATGTACCCGCCGGCATGGATCCGGTTCGTCGCGCCGCCCGACCTGGCTTATCATCTGTTTTTCGTCAGCCATCTGCTGCTCGGCGCCGTGGCGTTTTACGGGCTGTGCCGCCGTGCCCGTGTCAGCCCCACTGGTGCCGCCTGGGCCGCCCTCTGGTACACCGCGAGCGGGGTGGTGCTGTCGCTGCATTGCGTGCTCAACCTGGTGCCCTACATTTTTCTGGCGCCGTGGGCGATGTCGAGGCTGGAAGCGGTCCTCCGGCGGGGCTCGCGGGCGGACACCGCCTGGCTGGCGATCGCCTGGGCGCTTGTGGCCACAGTCGCCGAGCCGATCATGCTGGCCGGCCTCATGGGGCTGACCAGCGT is part of the Acidobacteriota bacterium genome and encodes:
- a CDS encoding glycosyltransferase encodes the protein MNGLPSSAMPPPPLVLIPAYRPDNRFADLVAGLSHRPEIAGVIIVDDGSGPEFAATFAAAIGLPNVRLLRHAVNRGKGAAIKTGLNEIMLHHPDVPGVVTADADGQHRPEDIVRVASALSSRPDTLVLGCRDFSGDIPWRSRIGNRLTRRLLRWIEGLSVSDTQTGLRGIPAGLIPALLAIPAERYEYELEMLLTAHRLRRNILEIPVATVYLERNVSSHFNPLTDSMRIYFVLFRYLIVSLLTALVDNAVFAATFLIHPGILAAMVAGRVVAGLFNYFMNRSAVFMSRAAIRQSMPRYILLVVFSGSIGYALIRTAVDMGLCGAIMAKLAVESVLFVFNFAVQKVFVFPPPAETPPDRG